The segment TTATCATGACCAGCTCACTTTCAGTATATGGTATGCTTTTTCAGAAAATTTTGTTTTGCCTTTATCACATGATGAGGTAGTGTACGGAAAGGGGTCACTGATTGGAAAGATGCCTGGTGACGAATGGCAGAGATCCGCAAACCTCAGGCTTTTGTTTGGATATATGTATACCCACCCCGGTAAGAAACTCATTTTTATGGGAGGTGAATTTGCACAGTGGAAGGAGTGGTGGCACGACGAGGGTTTAGAGTGGTATGTCCTTGAATATCCCTTTCACCGTGGAGTACAGAGATGGGTTAAGGATCTGAACCACTTTTACAGAAGCGTGCCGGCAATGTATGGCACGGATTTTATTCCCGAAGGATTTGAATGGATTGATTTTCATGACTGGGAAAAGAGTATAGTAAGTTTCATAAGAAAAAGCAGGGACACAAATGATATAATCCTTGTTATCTGTAACTTTACCCCTGTTCCAAGATATAACTACCGTGTTGGGGTTCCACGGGGAGGATTTTGGAAAGAGGTGTTAAATAGTGATGCAAAGATATATGAAGGGAGCGGTCAGGGAAATTTTGGCGGTGCAGAGGCAACTCCGATACCTGCACACGGACGATATTATTCCTTGTCTTTAACGTTACCGCCGTTAGGGATCGTTTTTTTTAGCTCCTCTTTATACTAACCGGGGAAATACAACCCATTTCTATAGAATGAATTACCGTAATTGGGAGAATAAATACTGTGGATAAATATATTTGCATTCACGGCCATTTCTATCAGCCGCCGAGGGAGAATCCGTGGCTTGAGGCTATAGAAATACAGGATTCAGCATACCCTTATCATGATTGGAATGAAAGGATACATGCGGAATGTTATGGCCCCAATGCTGCTGCAAGGATACTGGATAACGAGGGGCGCATCATGGATATAGTAAGCAACTATACCCGAATAAGCTTTAATTTTGGTCCAACGGTTTTATCCTGGATGGAAAACTATGCTACGGGAACCTATCAGGCGATATTGAATGCAGATAAACAAAGTATCGGTTGGCGGTCTGGTCATGGTAATGCAATTGCACAACCATATAACCACATCATTATGCCTCTGGCCAGCAATGCTGATAAGCGTACTCAGATTATATGGGGTATTAAGGATTTTGAACACCGGTTTAAACGATATCCTGAAGGTATGTGGATTCCGGAAACGGCGGTAAACAATGATACACTGGAACTCCTTGCGGAGTACGGGATAAAATTTACGATCCTTGCGCCTCATCAGGCACTCAGGTTGAGAGAGATCAATACAGCAAAATGGCACGATATAAGCGGAAGGATAATTGATCCAACAAGGGCTTATCGTTGCCGGTTGCCGTCAGGCCGGGTAATAAACATCTTTTTCTATGATGGGTATATATCCAATGCCGTTGCCTTTGAAAGGCTTCTTAGCAAAGGTGAGGATTTTGTAAGCCGCCTTATGAACGGCTTTTCAGAATCCAGCCAATGGCCGCAATTCGTAAACATTGCTACAGACGGAGAGACATACGGACATCACCACAGATTTGGTGAAATGGCCCTGGTTTATGCCCTTAATTATATCGAATCCGGGGGTCTGGCAAAGTTAACCAATTACGGAGAATATCTTGAAAAGTATCCGCCAACCCATGAAGTAGAAATCGTGGAGTATACATCGTGGAGCTGCAGCCATGGTGTTGAACGGTGGAGAAACAATTGCGGCTGCAATTCCGGCGGGCACCCGGGATGGCACCAGGAATGGAGAAAACCGCTCCGTGACACGCTTGACTGGCTGAGGGAACACTTAGCGTTGAGGTTTGAGGATAAGGCAAAGGAATATCTGAAAGATCCCTGGAAAGCCCGAGATGAATATATTGATGTTATTCTCAACCGTTCGGAAGAAAATATTCATACCTATTTCGACCGGCATGCGATAAAAAATCTTAACAGGGAAGAAAAGGTTTTGCTTCTTAAACTGCTTGAGATCCAGAGGCATACGATGCTGATGTATACCAGTTGCGGCTGGTTCTTTGATGATCTCTCGGGTACTGAAGCAGTTCAGGTTCTGCAATATGCAGGCAGGGCACTGCAACTCTCAGAAGAGATTTTTAATCATAATCTCAGGGAGTCCTTTCTGGAGAAACTGTCTGCAGCAAAGAGTAACATATCCGAATACGGAAACGGAGCAAATATTTACGAAAGATTTGTGAAGCCAGGCATGATAGATCTTAAGAGGGTTGGCGTTCACTATGCGGTGAGTTCACTTTTTGAGGAGTATCCTGAAACTACGAATATTTATTGCTATTCAGTTACCAGACGGGATTTTCAAAGAATGCAGATAGGAAGATTCCGGCTTGCTACC is part of the Candidatus Jettenia sp. AMX2 genome and harbors:
- a CDS encoding DUF3536 domain-containing protein; its protein translation is MDKYICIHGHFYQPPRENPWLEAIEIQDSAYPYHDWNERIHAECYGPNAAARILDNEGRIMDIVSNYTRISFNFGPTVLSWMENYATGTYQAILNADKQSIGWRSGHGNAIAQPYNHIIMPLASNADKRTQIIWGIKDFEHRFKRYPEGMWIPETAVNNDTLELLAEYGIKFTILAPHQALRLREINTAKWHDISGRIIDPTRAYRCRLPSGRVINIFFYDGYISNAVAFERLLSKGEDFVSRLMNGFSESSQWPQFVNIATDGETYGHHHRFGEMALVYALNYIESGGLAKLTNYGEYLEKYPPTHEVEIVEYTSWSCSHGVERWRNNCGCNSGGHPGWHQEWRKPLRDTLDWLREHLALRFEDKAKEYLKDPWKARDEYIDVILNRSEENIHTYFDRHAIKNLNREEKVLLLKLLEIQRHTMLMYTSCGWFFDDLSGTEAVQVLQYAGRALQLSEEIFNHNLRESFLEKLSAAKSNISEYGNGANIYERFVKPGMIDLKRVGVHYAVSSLFEEYPETTNIYCYSVTRRDFQRMQIGRFRLATGWLCLTSEVTWRSECLSFSVIHLGDHIFNGGVHPFPEEKEYQRMTDEIITAFKNGSFADIIRLMDTYFGTHNYSIGDLFRDEQRKILNIVIGTTIEEFEASYRLMYENNNALMNFLLKTGVPIPKVFFTAAEFTLNLELKKAFERDLDSTRIQQIVDEIKKWNVSVDSLVLEFVIRCRIEGFMENFRKNPSDISLLQNIEDALKIFPTLPLEINLCHTQNIYFKMVKTVYRDFLQQAKAGDKNKAVWTEEFKQIGKRLFFNTDIILSHS